The window CGCGCTCGGGTTCTCCTCGGGCTGCTCGCGGTCGCCGCGATCGTCACCGCGGGCGTGCTCGTCTCCCCCTCGAGGGCGCTCGCGACCCTCGAGTCGCTGGCAGCCGATCCGCTCTTGTTCGGGCTCGTCGTCGCCGCCGTCTACCTCGTGCGGCCGCTGCTCGCCTGGCCGACCACGCCGCTGTCGGTCGTCGTCGGCTACGGCTACGGCATCGCTCTCGGCGTGCCGATCGCGCTCGGGGGAATTCTCGTGACCGTGCTTCCGGTCTTTTTGGTCGTTCGACTGCTCTCGGAACCGGACAACGGCACCACGGAAGCCGGTGCCAACACGGACGCGGGACGAGAGGCTGTCGGGGCCGGCACGCTCGAGCGGGCGCTCCGCCGGACCGACGCTGCCGTCGATCAGTACTACGAGACAGCGGGGCCGACCCGCGGCGTGATCGTATCGCGGTTGGCGCCGATCCCTTCGGACGCGGCGACGTGTGCCGCCGCGACGAGCGACGTCCGACTCCACCAGTTTCTCCTCGGGACGGCGATCGGCGAACTCCCCTGGACGATCGCCGCGGTCGTCGTCGGCGCCTCGGCGGCGACGATCACGACGGCCGGCCTCGGCGATCTCGGCCTCCAGCTTTCGATCGGCTGCGGAGCCGCGGCGCTCCTCCTGCTCGCGGGGCCGCTCTATCGCATCGTCCGGACTCGAGTCGGCACTACCGATGCGGGATCCGGCCGAGCGAACGGCTAATCGGTTGGAACCCGCTTCTGTCCGGTCGCTACCGGAGAAGTCGTGCCGTTACGTCGAGTCCGACCCCGACTGCGATCCGGCCCGGGAATCGGTTCCGGGGCCCGTGGTGGTTCCGTTGCCATCGTCGTCGGTTTCGTCCCCGTTACTGCCCTCGCCGCCGGACGAGTCGCTCGAGCGTCGTCCGCCGGATCGGGACTGTCGTCGGTCGCTCGCCGCGTACCGCTCGCGGTCCTTCGCGTTTTCCTTCTCGAGGAAGCTCGGCCGTCGAACGCGGTCGGTACTGTCCGAGGGGAGCGTGTCGATTCGGATCCCCTGCAGGGACTGGGGGAGACCCGTCTTATCGTCGAGATCGAGTTGCTCGTCGTCGCTCGCCTCGGCCGCGCCGGCCGGGTCCGCCCAGAGGTCGAGTTCGTTCTTCTCCGTGACGAGTTGCGTCCAGATTTCCCGCGGGCTTCCCTCTCCCTCGAGTTGGCGGACGTGCTGGCGCCCCTTCTGGTAGGCGAGTTCGGCGAAGCTCCGGTCGTAGTTCGTGTCGGTCGCCGCGCTGATCCGCTCGAGTTCGCCGGGGTGGTCCCTGCCGAGCGCTTCGGCGACGCCGAGCGCGAACGCCCGCCAGAGGACTTCGTCGCGGTCCTCGAGGGTCTCCCAGTCCGTCCCGAAGGTACGTTCGTACATGGTCAGGACTGGATCTTCTCGTTCGGATCGACGCGCAGGCCGCGCTCGGTGAACTCGATCGGGCGGATGTCGCAGTCGATCTCCGTCCCGCGCATCTTGATGATCTGGACGCCGCGGGTCATCCCACCGGACTCGAGGTAGTTGTGCATGAAGATGACCCCGTGGGAGAGGTAGTGGCCGTCCGAGTAGGAGGTCGGATCGGTCATCTCCGAGATCAGCAGAACGGTGGCGTCGGCGCGCTTGAGCTTCGTCAGGAACGTGACGAGGTCGCCGACCTCGTCGGAGAAGTAGTACTCGAGCAGCATCGTCGAGTCGATGACGATCCGGTCGATTCCCTTCGACTCGATGAACGAGACGAGTTTGTTCGAGAGGTTTTCGACGCTGCCCGGTCCGTCGCTGCTACCGCGACCGGACGAGGAGGCGAAGAACCGTTTCGTCTCGCTCTCGAAGACGTCCATGAACTTCATCTGGCCGGAGCTTACCGCCTTGTCGAACCCGAACTCGAAGTTCGTCATGTCGCTGACGAGCTCCTGTTCGGACTCGTGCATGCTCACGTACAGCGCGGTTTCGCCCTCGAAGACGCCCTTGGTGAGAAACTGCGAGCAGAACGTCGTCTTGCCGCTCCCGGGCGGTCCGCTGACGATGTACAGGCGGTCCCGTAACAGGCCGCCGTCCACCAACTCGTCGAAGCCCGGAACGCCCGTGGAGAGTCGCATCGTCGAACACAGGGTTCGTGTCGGATAAATAGATTCTGGCAGGTCCCCGGCCCGTATTAAGCGCTCTGGCCGTTGACTCACCCGATCTTGCCGCCTCTCGCTCGAGACGGTGCTCGATCACGGCACCGATTACCAGAACGTATCCGCACAGTCGTAGATGACGCCGTGTTGCGGGCAGACGTACTTGCAGTGGCGTTTGTACATCGGCTGCTCGCAGTGGGGACACGGCCTGCCGCCGACCTCGTCACCGTCACCGGTCCCTGCGCTGCCGTCCGTCATACTCTCGCGTTGGATAGCCAGCAGGTAAGTGCTTCGCGTCCGCGAATCACGAGCAGCGCCGCCGAACACCAGTGCAGCGAGAGAAAACGGAGAGAAATCGCCGCTAGCGACGATGTCGAACGCCGATCAGCTTAACACTCGCTCCAGCCACAGGACTCGCAGGTCTTGCAGCCTTCGGAGTAGTACAGCGACAGCGAGCCGCAGTCGGGACACTCGGGCGACTCGCCGGCGTCGATGAGGTCCTGGGTCGCATCGTCGTCGGCGCTGGACCCGCTCTTGGCGGCCGCGCCGCCGTCGGTCTTGGGCCCGTCGTAGGTCGCTTCCGCGTCCGCGTCGGTCGACTCCTCGAGCGTCGCCTGCGTCGGGTACGGCTTGTCGATCTCGTCCTCGAGGTAGCGCCGCATCGCGGTGCCGATGGCGTCCGGGATGGACTGGATCTGTTCGCCCTTGTCCCAGGCGACCTTCGGCGAGCGAGTACCGCAGAGTTCGTCGACGATCTCCTCGGGGTCGACGCCCGAGCGCAGCGAGGTCGAGATGACTTTCGCCAGCGCCTCGGTGAAGGAGTTCGTGAAGCCGCCGGAGTGGCCGATGTTGGCGAACAGCTCGAACGGCTGGCCGGTCTCGGGGTCCTCGTTGATCGTCACGTAGACCTTCCCGTAGCCGGTGTCGATGCGCTGGCTGACGCCCTGAAGAGCGTCGGGGCGCTCGCGCTTTTCGGTGAAGTCGACCTGAATCGGTTCCTCCGCGTCGTCGGCGAACGAGCCGACGTCCTCCGCGAGAACGTCCTGCACGTCTTCGTTCTCGAGGAACTGCTCCAAGCCGCCGAAGACGTCCTCGATCTGCTCGACGAGCGCCTCCGCGGCTTCGGTCTCGTCGGCGAAGTCGGTGTTCTTCGCGCGGGTCGTCAGCACCTGCTTGCTGCGGGTGCCGTCGCGGTAGTAGGTGACGCCCTTGCCGCCGTGCTCGTAGATGTACTCGAAGACGTCCTTGGCGTCCTCGAGCGTGGAGTCGTTGGGGGCGTTGACGGTCTTCGAGATGGCGGAGTCGACGCCCTGCTGGCAGGCAACCTGCACGCCGGCGTGGTCCTTCGCCGAGAGGTCGCCGGTGGTGACGAACAGTTCGCCGATGGCGTCGGGCACCGTCGAGAGCCCCTCGACGCCGTTGAACTGGTTGGTCGCCATCTGCTCCTGGGCCTCCTCCTTGACGGCCTCGACGTCGATGTCGTTGTCCTCGAGGACGCGCAGGAAGTAGTCGTCGAACTCGACGAGCATCTCGTCGCCCTGGACGTCGTCGGAGACGTTCTTGTAGTAGGCGACGTTGTAGATCGGCTCACAGCCGCCGGTGGTGTTGCCGACCATGCTCGTCGTGCCGGTCGGGGCGATGGTCGTCGTGTTGTGGTTCCGGATCGGGAACCCGTCCTCCCAGTCCTCGGCGTCGAGCCCGGTCTGGTGTTCGAACCACTCGCGGTACTCGGTCGGGTTCGCGTACTTGGACTTGTTCCACTCGTCGAAGCTGCCGCGTTCCTCGG is drawn from Halopiger aswanensis and contains these coding sequences:
- a CDS encoding TVP38/TMEM64 family protein, whose amino-acid sequence is MSTLPGSSSPLRARVLLGLLAVAAIVTAGVLVSPSRALATLESLAADPLLFGLVVAAVYLVRPLLAWPTTPLSVVVGYGYGIALGVPIALGGILVTVLPVFLVVRLLSEPDNGTTEAGANTDAGREAVGAGTLERALRRTDAAVDQYYETAGPTRGVIVSRLAPIPSDAATCAAATSDVRLHQFLLGTAIGELPWTIAAVVVGASAATITTAGLGDLGLQLSIGCGAAALLLLAGPLYRIVRTRVGTTDAGSGRANG
- a CDS encoding RAD55 family ATPase; amino-acid sequence: MRLSTGVPGFDELVDGGLLRDRLYIVSGPPGSGKTTFCSQFLTKGVFEGETALYVSMHESEQELVSDMTNFEFGFDKAVSSGQMKFMDVFESETKRFFASSSGRGSSDGPGSVENLSNKLVSFIESKGIDRIVIDSTMLLEYYFSDEVGDLVTFLTKLKRADATVLLISEMTDPTSYSDGHYLSHGVIFMHNYLESGGMTRGVQIIKMRGTEIDCDIRPIEFTERGLRVDPNEKIQS
- a CDS encoding HVO_2523 family zinc finger protein, which translates into the protein MTDGSAGTGDGDEVGGRPCPHCEQPMYKRHCKYVCPQHGVIYDCADTFW